One stretch of Armigeres subalbatus isolate Guangzhou_Male chromosome 2, GZ_Asu_2, whole genome shotgun sequence DNA includes these proteins:
- the LOC134211422 gene encoding uncharacterized protein LOC134211422 isoform X2, with amino-acid sequence MGLLKNRMDATDSSLFVIVAALMIAFWHPSALVSGDYPHDVELFDPVTVTTMKPKTTTFVPKRNSGGTVKTIRRLPRHYPSYVKGEDPVEEYNRRRLHVDTSDYMNGAQTTLSETEKYFLLDESLDSLRRKFAKRRNTNGEKKKNKFKTNKKSKKRRKMKKDPIKRTWSDDYLASVFNKSDVDTMAPLDNPKRYEESDPAVFPYEQTSEENGKQATVPMDTKYFQYFNFFGDGSYNNGLKRGNDQHYIEQHERASDGVGIFQKRVKWADKNGGFGEHYWDLNHV; translated from the exons ATGGGTCTATTAAAAAATCGTATGGATGCCACCGATAGTTCCTTGTTTGTTATAGTGGCAGCGTTGATGATTGCATTTTGGCACCCTTCCGCTTTAGTGAGTGGAGATTATCCGCATGATGTCGAGTTGTTCGATCCAGTAACGGTAACTACCATGAAGCCGAAGACGACGACCTTCGTTCCAAAGCGGAACAGTGGAGGCACAGTTAAAACTATCCGTCGATTGCCGAGGCACTATCCGAGCTACGTGAAAGGTGAAGACCCAGTGGAGGAGTACAACCGGCGACGGTTGCATGTGGACACATCTGACTACATGAATGGAGCCCAAACTACGCTTTCCGAAAcagagaaatattttttgttggaTGAAAGTTTGGATTCATTACGACGAAAGTTTGCCAAGCGGCGGAATACAAATGGcgaaaagaaaaagaataaattcaagaccaataagaAGTCTAAGAAAAGGCGAAAGATGAAAAAGGATCCTATAAAAAGAACCTGGAGTGATGATTATCTTGCAAGTGTATTTAACAAAAGTGATGTAGATACAATGGCTCCTTTAGACAATCCGAAACGATATGAAGAATCCGACCCGGCAGTATTTCCCTACGAACAAACATCGGAGGAAAACGGAAAACAGGCCACCGTACCGATGGACACGAAATACTTTCA GTACTTCAACTTTTTCGGTGACGGGTCTTACAACAACGGGCTTAAACGTGGCAACGATCAGCACTACATAGAACAACATGAACGAGCTTCAGATGGTGTTGGAATATTTCAAAAGCGG GTAAAATGGGCCGATAAGAACGGAGGCTTCGGTGAGCACTATTGGGACCTCAATCATGTCTAA
- the LOC134211424 gene encoding uncharacterized protein LOC134211424 isoform X1, whose product MLCSRKWIAAALVIYAIFIDHLYCQSIGKIHVLDSVAHLRGNGVRTTVNGVEKRSTWGTSGPVRVTRQISEDQDDDNDNGSLPYRHYAASSDDDNQYRDHDYDSTSDDDGFAEEYQRRGGVTGPVHTYIKTDKNANFKWGVRHFAGKQYRGGRRWP is encoded by the exons ATGTTGTGCTCGCGGAAATGGATTGCTGCTGCACTGGTGATCTATGCCATCTTCATCGATCATCTCTATTGCCAATCAATTGGGAAGATTCATG TTTTAGATTCGGTTGCTCATCTCCGTGGAAACGGTGTCAGAACTACTGTGAATGGTGTCGAAAAGCGATCGACTTGGGGTACATCAGGACCAGTGCGAGTGACTCGACAGATCTCCGAAGACCAAGACGACGATAACGACAACGGCTCGTTGCCATATCGCCATTATGCCGCGAGCAGTGATGATGACAATCAATATCGTGATCACGATTATGACAGCAcctctgatgatgatggctTTGCGGAGGAATATCAACGGCGAGGTGGTGTCACCGGACCAGTGCATACCTACATTAAAACGGACAAAAATGCCAACTTCAAATGGGGCGTGAGGCACTTCGCTGGAAAGCAGTACCGAGGAGGGCGGAGGTGGCCGTAG
- the LOC134209454 gene encoding uncharacterized protein LOC134209454, producing the protein MFRQIRISKEDTPLQSILWRTDPSEIISTYELTTVTYGTKPAPFLATRTLKQLAMDEQIRYPMAAKAATEDVYMDDVISGADNPEEALEMRIQLDEMTQRGGFRLRKWASNCPLVLRGIPETDLAIVKVEGVELDPDPAVRTLGLVWHPGADVLKFRFKIPETSRTEILSKRRVLSVIATLFDPLGLIGPVITSAKVFMQLLWCLEDEKGRKLDWDQPLPSVVDTEWRNFQAQLPQLNKLVIDRCVIQPKAANVELHIFCDASVQAYGACAYTRSVSSSGNVKVVLLTSKSKVAPLKCQSIPRLELCGALLAAQLSERILEAIKMDVEVFFWTDSTCVLQWIKAVPSTWTTFVANRVAKIQGLSEKRIWRHVSGNLNPADLISRGVKPDQLKGCSLWWKGPPWLWTDKDTWPNQGNSLISEEVAKEGRRTTAHCTNQQEDFSSWSSGKDGGESTWHNYKAERSVGVQ; encoded by the coding sequence ATGTTTCGACAAATTCGAATTAGCAAGGAGGACACCCCACTACAAAGTATTCTGTGGCGAACGGATCCTAGTGAGATCATTAGTACATACGAGCTTACTACGGTGACGTATGGTACAAAACCGGCCCCATTCCTTGCTACTAGGACATTGAAGCAACTAGCGATGGACGAGCAAATACGCTACCCGATGGCGGCCAAAGCGGCTACGGAAGATGTTTATATGGACGACGTTATAAGTGGCGCGGATAACCCAGAGGAAGCATTAGAGATGCGTATTCAATTGGATGAAATGACACAGAGAGGTGGATTCCGTTTGAGAAAATGGGCGTCAAACTGCCCATTGGTGCTGCGGGGCATACCAGAGACAGACTTAGCGATAGTGAAGGTAGAAGGAGTAGAGCTAGATCCTGACCCAGCTGTAAGAACTCTAGGGCTAGTATGGCATCCAGGAGCAGATGTCCTGAAATTCCGTTTCAAGATTCCCGAGACAAGCAGAACCGAGATTTTGTCAAAGCGAAGAGTTCTGTCAGTCATTGCGACACTATTCGATCCGTTAGGTCTGATAGGACCAGTAATCACATCAGCAAAAGTATTTATGCAGCTGTTATGGTGCTTGGAAGAcgagaaaggaagaaaattaGATTGGGACCAGCCATTACCATCTGTTGTGGATACCGAGTGGCGTAATTTCCAAGCACAGCTGCCACAACTGAACAAACTGGTTATCGATCGCTGTGTGATCCAGCCAAAAGCAGCAAATGTAGAGCTGCATATATTTTGTGATGCATCAGTGCAAGCATACGGTGCTTGTGCTTACACAAGAAGCGTGAGTTCGTCTGGAAATGTTAAGGTGGTGTTACTGACGTCAAAATCCAAGGTGGCACCATTAAAGTGCCAATCCATTCCAAGGTTGGAACTATGCGGAGCATTATTGGCAGCGCAGCTTTCAGAAAGGATCCTGGAAGCGATTAAGATGGATGTGGAAGTGTTCTTCTGGACAGATTCAACTTGTGTCTTGCAGTGGATAAAAGCTGTCCCATCAACATGGACAACCTTTGTGGCCAACCGCGTGGCAAAAATTCAAGGATTGTCGGAGAAGCGAATCTGGCGTCACGTTTCCGGAAATCTGAACCCTGCTGACTTAATTTCCCGTGGGGTTAAACCGGACCAACTTAAAGGGTGCAGCCTCTGGTGGAAAGGTCCGCCTTGGCTCTGGACTGATAAAGATACCTGGCCAAATCAAGGCAACTCGCTAATATCAGAGGAAGTGGCCAAAGAAGGTCGTCGAACGACAGCTCACTGCACAAATCAACAGGAAGACTTCAGTAGCTGGAGTTCTGGAAAAGATGGCGGCGAGAGTACTTGGCACAATTACAAGGCAGAACGAAGCGTTGGCGTCCAGTAA
- the LOC134209452 gene encoding uncharacterized protein LOC134209452: MAPTASSSKKAPAMKTLKTTLRSLLNMFQDICGFAENLSEVTSASQVTVRLEKLDELWEKVNEMILDIETHDDHDEKEDDCFKQRSAFGSKYYDLKSLLLDKVKEFEEPAVLKQSTRSLDTSHQPIGEHVRLPRIMLQTFDGNIDDWLTFLDLFISLIHRNVELWEVEKFHFLKGCLAGEAKALVDPLVITRANYQIAWDTSMKRYNDSKQLKRCQIQALFKLPKLTVDSRFAVPAGGIQENCSNIGPASSARRLQGSAASGYLVRSPGSSDTEKLGGILVHQGARYYKRPD; encoded by the coding sequence ATGGCTCCGACGGCATCCTCTTCCAAGAAGGCTCCAGCAATGAAGACCCTGAAGACAACCCTGCGGTCACTGCTTAACATGTTCCAGGACATTTGTGGGTTTGCGGAGAATTTAAGTGAAGTGACAAGTGCTAGTCAGGTAACGGTTCGGCTGGAGAAACTAGATGAGTTATGGGAGAAGGTAAACGAGATGATCCTAGACATCGAGACCCACGATGACCACGACGAAAAGGAGGACGACTGTTTCAAGCAGCGATCGGCGTTCGGCAGCAAGTATTATGACTTGAAGTCCTTGCTGTTGGACAAGGTCAAGGAGTTTGAGGAACCAGCAGTTCTCAAACAATCGACCCGAAGCTTGGACACGTCGCACCAACCAATTGGGGAGCATGTGCGACTGCCGCGAATCATGTTGCAGACCTTCGATGGCAACATCGATGATTGGCTGACTTTCCTTGATCTGTTTATATCGCTCATACACAGGAATGTGGAATTATGGGAGGTAGAAAAGTTTCACTTCCTTAAGGGGTGCTTGGCAGGCGAGGCCAAGGCCCTTGTGGATCCGCTGGTTATTACAAGAGCAAACTATCAAATCGCCTGGGACACCTCGATGAAGCGTTACAACGACAGTAAGCAGCTGAAGCGGTGCCAAATCCAGGCGCTTTTCAAACTCCCAAAGCTGACAGTCGACAGTCGATTTGCAGTCCCTGCTGGAGGGATTCAAGAGAACTGCTCAAACATTGGACCAGCTAGTTCAGCCCGCCGATTACAAGGATCTGCTGCTTCTGGATATCTTGTGCGCTCGCCTGGATCCAGCGACACGGAGAAGCTGGGAGGAATTCTCGTCCACCAAGGAGCACGATACTATAAAAGACCTGACTGA
- the LOC134211424 gene encoding uncharacterized protein LOC134211424 isoform X2: MLCSRKWIAAALVIYAIFIDHLYCQSIGKIHDSVAHLRGNGVRTTVNGVEKRSTWGTSGPVRVTRQISEDQDDDNDNGSLPYRHYAASSDDDNQYRDHDYDSTSDDDGFAEEYQRRGGVTGPVHTYIKTDKNANFKWGVRHFAGKQYRGGRRWP; encoded by the exons ATGTTGTGCTCGCGGAAATGGATTGCTGCTGCACTGGTGATCTATGCCATCTTCATCGATCATCTCTATTGCCAATCAATTGGGAAGATTCATG ATTCGGTTGCTCATCTCCGTGGAAACGGTGTCAGAACTACTGTGAATGGTGTCGAAAAGCGATCGACTTGGGGTACATCAGGACCAGTGCGAGTGACTCGACAGATCTCCGAAGACCAAGACGACGATAACGACAACGGCTCGTTGCCATATCGCCATTATGCCGCGAGCAGTGATGATGACAATCAATATCGTGATCACGATTATGACAGCAcctctgatgatgatggctTTGCGGAGGAATATCAACGGCGAGGTGGTGTCACCGGACCAGTGCATACCTACATTAAAACGGACAAAAATGCCAACTTCAAATGGGGCGTGAGGCACTTCGCTGGAAAGCAGTACCGAGGAGGGCGGAGGTGGCCGTAG
- the LOC134211422 gene encoding uncharacterized protein LOC134211422 isoform X1, with translation MGLLKNRMDATDSSLFVIVAALMIAFWHPSALVSGDYPHDVELFDPVTVTTMKPKTTTFVPKRNSGGTVKTIRRLPRHYPSYVKGEDPVEEYNRRRLHVDTSDYMNGAQTTLSETEKYFLLDESLDSLRRKFAKRRNTNGEKKKNKFKTNKKSKKRRKMKKDPIKRTWSDDYLASVFNKSDVDTMAPLDNPKRYEESDPAVFPYEQTSEENGKQATVPMDTKYFQDTYCEQKSPLELEFGHLFETQDRWEERYERQDHKNNRHQGKVKWADKNGGFGEHYWDLNHV, from the exons ATGGGTCTATTAAAAAATCGTATGGATGCCACCGATAGTTCCTTGTTTGTTATAGTGGCAGCGTTGATGATTGCATTTTGGCACCCTTCCGCTTTAGTGAGTGGAGATTATCCGCATGATGTCGAGTTGTTCGATCCAGTAACGGTAACTACCATGAAGCCGAAGACGACGACCTTCGTTCCAAAGCGGAACAGTGGAGGCACAGTTAAAACTATCCGTCGATTGCCGAGGCACTATCCGAGCTACGTGAAAGGTGAAGACCCAGTGGAGGAGTACAACCGGCGACGGTTGCATGTGGACACATCTGACTACATGAATGGAGCCCAAACTACGCTTTCCGAAAcagagaaatattttttgttggaTGAAAGTTTGGATTCATTACGACGAAAGTTTGCCAAGCGGCGGAATACAAATGGcgaaaagaaaaagaataaattcaagaccaataagaAGTCTAAGAAAAGGCGAAAGATGAAAAAGGATCCTATAAAAAGAACCTGGAGTGATGATTATCTTGCAAGTGTATTTAACAAAAGTGATGTAGATACAATGGCTCCTTTAGACAATCCGAAACGATATGAAGAATCCGACCCGGCAGTATTTCCCTACGAACAAACATCGGAGGAAAACGGAAAACAGGCCACCGTACCGATGGACACGAAATACTTTCA AGATACGTATTGCGAGCAAAAATCACCCCTAGAGCTTGAATTTGGCCATTTATTCGAAACCCAAGACCGATGGGAAGAGCGATATGAACGGCAAGATCATAAGAACAACCGACATCAAGGAAAA GTAAAATGGGCCGATAAGAACGGAGGCTTCGGTGAGCACTATTGGGACCTCAATCATGTCTAA
- the LOC134209453 gene encoding uncharacterized protein LOC134209453, with product MKVKYKVWFSRKMEFLLLPKVTANLPIANVDMAGWEVPAGVELADPAFFTSKAVDLVLGIQHFFTFFNNGNEVSLGEGFPTLTESVFGWVVSGCVNGLHSNHRISCNMPVSLEELLTRFWSCEKVDASNNYSPEETRCEDQNIQSVRRDCDGRYTVSLPKDKAALERLGESRDIAFRRFQSLERRLLKEPELRIQYRKFMEDYLELGHMRKVEEQLGSNEGIRCYLPHHPVVKEESTTTKVRVVFDASCKTITGTSLNDTLLAGPVIQDDLRSNCSAEQNNANHGGFGC from the coding sequence ATGAAAGTGAAGTACAAGGTCTGGTTCTCGCGAAAGATGGAATTTCTATTATTACCAAAGGTGACAGCAAATCTTCCAATAGCCAATGTGGACATGGCTGGATGGGAAGTTCCAGCCGGCGTAGAATTGGCAGATCCAGCCTTTTTTACATCTAAGGCTGTCGACCTGGTGTTAGGAATACAACACTTCTTCACTTTCTTCAATAACGGAAACGAGGTTAGTCTTGGAGAAGGTTTTCCTACGCTCACGGAGTCGGTGTTCGGATGGGTGGTATCCGGATGTGTAAATGGGTTGCACAGTAACCACCGCATATCCTGCAATATGCCAGTCAGCCTAGAGGAGTTACTGACTCGATTCTGGTCATGTGAGAAAGTGGATGCATCAAATAATTATTCTCCGGAGGAAACACGTTGCGAAGATCAGAATATACAATCAGTTCGAAGGGACTGTGATGGGCGATATACTGTGTCCCTTCCCAAAGATAAAGCTGCACTTGAAAGGTTGGGTGAATCAAGAGATATTGCCTTCCGGCGGTTCCAAAGTCTGGAACGTAGACTGCTAAAGGAACCAGAACTGCGTATTCAATATCGAAAGTTTATGGAAGACTACCTGGAGTTAGGTCACATGCGCAAGGTGGAAGAGCAGCTGGGAAGCAATGAAGGGATTCGTTGTTACTTACCTCATCATCCTGTAGTCAAGGAGGAAAGCACCACAACCAAGGTCCGAGTAGTATTTGATGCGTCGTGTAAAACGATAACAGGGACGTCGCTCAACGATACGCTGCTGGCGGGACCGGTCATCCAGGATGATCTTCGGTCAAATTGTTCTGCGGAGCAGAACAATGCAAACCATGGTGGTTTCGGATGTTGA